The proteins below come from a single Chitinophaga pinensis DSM 2588 genomic window:
- a CDS encoding NADP-dependent oxidoreductase, with the protein MKAIVLKQLGSVDNFALADTDLPHINDNEVLIKISSTAFNPIDYQMRSGANESKRIHSPILGREFSGVITAKGRSVRNFDIGDDVFCASGSMGTNGTYAEYIGVPQQILAKKPANISFDQAAAMPISALTALQCCNRLKISTEESVFISGGAGGVGLVLIKLLLSQGISKIVTTAGNEDSRQQLLNAGLSARQITDYKADNVIPAIIQANNNQLFDYSIDLVGRKMSELCSNLVRLNGTYVDVTNFATEEARENLFNIGAVVMNISNYAYSLKGNFSYYGELLERVRSLVEKGIITPSPVNVLGDFSVDTVRKAHTMLENNETRGHKLIMRISE; encoded by the coding sequence ATGAAAGCAATAGTCCTGAAACAGCTCGGCAGCGTCGATAATTTCGCGTTGGCAGATACCGATCTCCCGCATATCAACGACAATGAAGTCCTCATAAAAATCTCGTCCACCGCCTTCAATCCCATCGACTACCAGATGCGGTCCGGCGCTAACGAAAGCAAACGTATACACTCGCCCATATTAGGCAGGGAATTCTCCGGCGTCATTACCGCCAAAGGAAGATCTGTCAGAAACTTTGACATCGGCGACGATGTTTTCTGCGCTTCTGGCAGTATGGGTACCAATGGTACCTATGCAGAATATATCGGAGTACCGCAACAGATCCTCGCTAAGAAACCCGCCAATATCAGCTTCGACCAGGCAGCCGCCATGCCGATCAGCGCACTGACCGCCTTACAGTGCTGTAACCGGCTGAAGATATCTACGGAAGAATCCGTGTTCATCAGCGGTGGCGCAGGTGGCGTCGGACTGGTACTGATCAAACTCCTCCTTTCACAGGGCATCAGTAAGATAGTCACTACCGCCGGTAATGAAGATAGCAGACAACAATTGCTCAACGCCGGACTTTCCGCCAGACAAATCACCGATTATAAAGCAGATAACGTCATCCCGGCGATCATACAGGCTAATAACAACCAGCTGTTCGACTATAGCATCGACCTCGTCGGCCGTAAAATGTCTGAATTGTGCAGCAATCTCGTAAGACTCAACGGCACCTATGTGGATGTGACCAACTTCGCCACCGAAGAAGCCAGGGAAAACCTCTTTAATATCGGCGCAGTAGTCATGAACATTTCCAATTATGCTTATAGTCTGAAAGGCAACTTCTCCTATTACGGCGAACTGCTCGAACGGGTAAGATCATTGGTAGAAAAAGGTATTATCACACCTTCACCTGTCAACGTACTCGGCGACTTCAGCGTAGACACCGTCAGGAAAGCACATACCATGCTGGAAAACAATGAAACCCGTGGCCATAAACTGATCATGCGTATCAGCGAATAA